CGCTGGGCGGCGGGGGGCGGCGCTTGCGCGCGTAGGTTGATTTGTACCGACGAGGCCGCCTTGGCCGCCGCGCCGCGCGCGAAGAAGGGCCCGCCAGGCGGGGGTGCTGCCTGGCGGGCCCAATTTCAGCACGGTAGCCCCATGTCGCTACCGGGCGGGGAGTTCTGCAGATGGTGTCTTCAATTGTGCCGGGTTTTGCGGCCCGGGCACCGGGCCGTTTGGCTCATGCCGCGATGGCCGACACGTCCAATTCGATCTTTACGTTGTCCGAAACAAGCACGCCGCCGGTTTCCAGTGCGGCGTTCCACGTCAGGTCAAATTCCTTGCGCGAGAACTGCGTGGTGGCCTCGAATCCGACCCGGACGTTGCCGAACGGGTCCTGGGCAGTGCCCGTGTATTCGGTTGCGAGTGTTACCGGCTTGGTGACGCCGTTGAGGGTCAGGTCCCCGGTGATGTCGAACCCATCGCCGTTCGCGACGACCGAGGTGGTCACGAAGGTCCATGTCGGGTTCTTGGCGGCGTCCCAAAAATCGGGGCTGACCAGGTGCTCGTCGCGTTGCTTGGAGCCGGTGTCGACGCTGGCGGCGTCGAGCGTTGCAGAGACGGTCGACGACTCGACGTCGTCGCCAATCGTGATCGAGCCCTCGGTGACGGCGATCGAACCGCGCACCTTCGAAATGCCGGCGTGGCGGACGATGAATGCGGCGGTCGAGTGCGATGGGTCGATTGCGTAGGTGCCGGGCTTGAGGCCCGTGGGTAGTGCCGTCATGATGCTCCTCCTGGGATCTTGTGAATGAAACGATGCTGGCAAGCTGGTCGAGTCCGGAACAACTAGTTGCGGAATCATTAGTTGAAGCCTAAACCAAATGGGCGTGGGTGGCAAACTCTGCAAGACTTGTCCCATGGTCCTAACTACTGTCCACCTGGTTCGGCACGGCGAGGTCTTCAACCCGGACAAAATCCTCTACGGTCGCCTGCCGGGGTACCACCTCTCTGATCGCGGCAAACTGATGGCCGACCGCTTGGCCGAGTACTTCGCAGATGGAACCCATGACATCACGGAACTAGTGAGTTCGCCGCTGCAACGAGCGCAAGAAACGATGCAACCCATCGCGGCCGCGCTCGGGCTTGCGGTGCGAATCGACGAGCGGCTCATCGAAGCGTCGAACTACTTCGAGGGCAAGACGTTCGGTGTCGGCGATGGATCGTTGCGCCACCCCCAGCACTGGCCACACCTGATAAACCCCTTCAAGCCGTCGTGGGGGGAGCCCTACAAGGAGCAGGTCGCGCGGATGCACGCAGCGGTGGCGGACGCGCGTAACCGCGCTACCGGGCACGAGGCCGTTTTGGTCAGCCACCAGCTTCCCATTTGGATCGCCAGGCTGGCCTTCGAGGACCGCCGGCTGTGGCACGACCCCCGGAAACGTGAATGTTCGCTCGCTTCTGTCACATCCCTGCACTTTGCCGGTGATTCACTCAAGAACGTGACCTATGCTGAACCGGCATCGGACCTTCTACCCGGTGCCAGCACAGTTCCCGGAGCGTAATGAAACCAAAACGCATCGCCCGCGGCGTCCGCAAAAGCGCCGCGACCGCACTCGTCCTTTGCCTGGCGTTTGGCTCCGCCGCCTGCGCGCAATCCAGCGGCAACGCATCGGACGTCGTCAACCAGGGGTATGAATCCGGGGACGGTTCAGTCAAGCAGTGGCCGGCTTCTGCGCGCGGTGCGGCGGTAGACCTTTCCGGAACCGACTACGCCGGCGAGTCCGTTACCCTCAGCGATTACGCCGACCGCGTGGTGGTGCTCAACACCTGGTACGCCGCGTGCCCGCCGTGCCGCAAGGAGGCCCCCGCGCTCGTGCAGACGGCGCAAAAGTACGCCGAGAAGATCCAGATTATCGGGATAAATTCAACGGACGAGGGCGGCGCCGCGAAGGCATTCCAGCGCACTTTTTCCATACCGTATCCCTCGATTCAGGACACGAGCGGCGCCGCAACCGCCGCATTGCAGGGCGTCGTTCCGATCCAAGCGGTCCCGACCACGGTTGTCCTGGACCGCCAGCACCGGGTCGCGGCGCGCGTCCTGGGTGAGGTATCCGCCGGAACCCTCGCGGCCCTCATCGATGATGTGCTGGCCGAATCGTCACCAACGGCCTCATGAGCGCGGTCGCCATCCTTGCCGAAGGCGGCAACTCCCTGACCCATACCGTGTTCGCGGGCCCGGTCCTGCTGGCAGTGCCTATCGCGCTCCTGGCCGGGTTGGTTTCATTCGCTTCCCCGTGCGTCCTTCCCCTGGTGCCGGGCTACATCGGGTACGTGTCGTCCTTGGCCACAGCGCAGGCGTCCTCACCGCCGCACGATCCCGCCGCGGCGATGGCGGCTGTGGGGGCGGGGGCCTCGTCGGAAATTAAACGTCCGGCGCGATGGCGCGTCGTGGCGGGTGTGCTGCTCTTCATCGCGGGATTCACGGCAGTTTTCGTGGCTTTGGGCGTCTTCTTCGGGACGATCGGGCAGTTCCTGCTGCGGTGGGATTCGGTGATTGAGCGGGTGCTGGGCGTCGTGATTATCGTCATGGGGCTCGCCTTTTGGGGCCTGATTCCGGCGCTCGAACGCGACCGGCCGGTGCGCATTACCGCGCGGGCGGGGCTGTGGGGCGCGCCCGTCTTGGGGATTGCGTTCGGCCTGGGTTGGACCCCGTGCCTGGGACCAACCCTGACGGCGATCAATGCGCTGGCGCTCGACGGCGGGTCGGGCACGCGCGGGGCGATCCTGGCAACCGCCTACTGCCTGGGGCTGGGCATCCCCTTCGTGATCGTCGCCTTCTCGATGTCGTCATCGGCCGCCGTCATGGGATTCTTGCGGCGCCACCGGCGGGCCGTGATGGCGGTCGGTGCGGGGCTGCTGATCTTGCTCGGAGCCGCCATGGCGACCGGGCTGTGGGGATTCTTGGCGTCGCGGGCCCAAGGCTGGGTCTCCGGATTTGAGCTTCCGCTGTGAGCGCGAAGGAAAGCGGGCGCAACGTCGTGGCCGGCATCGGCGTGCGCGGATGGTTGCGGTTCATTTGGCGCCAGCTCACGTCGATGAGCGTGGCGCTGATGCTCCTGATGCTGCTCGCTATCGCGGCGATTCCGGGATCGGTCATTCCGCAAAAGATGTCGAACCCGCAAGGTTACGCGCGCTACATCGAGGCCAACCCGGATCGCGTCGCCTGGATGGAGAAGCTGCAACTCTTCGACGTCTACACGTCCGTGTGGTTTTCCGCCGTCTATATCCTCTTGTTCGTCTCCCTGATCGGCTGCATCCTGCCGCGAATCCGGGTGCACTACCGCGCACTACGCAACCCGCCGCCGCGCGCGCCCAAGAACCTGTTGCGGTTGCCCGCTCACGCGCAGGCCAGCGGGGTTACCCGCGATGACGAAGAAATGCGGCGGCGCGCGGTCGGTTGGTTGCGCCGCTCCAAGCGGTACCGCGTTATCTGCGATGACGAACCGGGCGGCGCTTTGGTCGTGCGGGCCGAACGCGGCTACGCCCGCGAGACCGGCAACCTGATCTTCCACATCGCGCTCGTGGGTTTGCTGGTATCCGTGGCGATAGGGCAGCTGTACCACTACCGCGGGCAAGTGATACTGGTGCAAGGGCGCGGATTCGCCAACGCCCAGGTCGACTACGACTCGTTCAGCGCCGGATCGGCATTCGACCCGGCTTCGATGTGTCCGTTTAGGATGACGCTGGACCAGTTCGATGCGAAGTTCCGTGTCAGTGACGCGCAGGCGCAGGACTTCACCGCGCACGTCACGATCGACGACAACGCAACGAGCAGCAAAGAACAGATCAAGGTCAACCACCCGCTGATCATTGGCGGCGCAAAGATCTACCTGCAGGGCAACGGGTACGCGCCCGAAGTCGAGGTCAAGGACGCAGACGGCGAAGTTGCCTTCGCTGGCGCGGTTCCATTCATAGCGCAGGACAACGTATATACCTCGCTGGGCACGATCAAGGTCCCCGATGTCACATCCGGTGACCAGATCGGACTGGTCGGATACCTGCTGCCGAGCGCGGAGCAGAGCGAATCCGGCGCCTGGAAATCGGTCTACCCGGATCTGCTCGATCCCGTCCTGGTTCTCACGGTTTGGCGCGGCGATCTGGGATTAGACAACGGTATTCCGCAAAACGTCTACGAACTCGACACCGACAATATGACCCAAGTGGCCAAGGACGGGAAGGTCGTCACCTTGGTTGTTCGGCCGGGCGAAACCGTCGACCTGCCGGACGATTTGGGATCGTTCACCTTCAACGGCGTCAAGCGCTACGTGGCGCTGGATCTGCGCCACGATCCGAGCTTGACCATGGTGCTGATCGCCTCCATTGCGGCCGTGATCGGGCTGGCAATGTCGCTGTTTATACCCCGGCGCAGGATGTGGGTGCGCATTGCGGGCGCAGTGGCGTCGGTCGGTGGCCTGGCTAAGACCGAGGACGAGAACCTGCAGCGTGAAGTACGCTCACTGGCAGAATACATCGCAGCGCCGGATAAGGCGCCCCCGGTAGGCCCGGGGCAAGCGATTCAGGAAGGAAAGGCCGAATGAACGTCGGGCAGGTCAGCGATGTGTTGGCGTGGGGGACCGCGACAGCGTACGCGATTGCGATGATCACATTCACCATCACCTTGGTGACGGGGCGCGGCGTCGTGGGGGAAGTCGACCTCGCTTCCGCGGCGGCGAGCGCGCGACGCAGGGCCAAGACGATGGGCATCTCCAAGATGCTCGTATTCGTCGGAGCCGCCATGCATCTGGCCGCGGTCGTGACCCGCGGCGTCGCCGCGGGGCGCGCGCCGTGGGCCAACATGTACGAATTCACGCTGGTGGGGTCGCTGATCGTCGTGATTGTGTTCCTGGTGTTCGCGTTGTGGCGCGGGACCTGGTTCCTGGGAGCCGGGGTCACCGCGATCGCTGTTGTGTTCCTGGTGTTGGGCCTGCGGCAACTGCACGTGGCGGCCGACGGGGTGCAGCCGGCCCTGCAAAGCTACTGGCTGGTCATTCACGTCGGCATCGCGGTGGGTGGGGCCGGGGTGTTTACCGTCGGGTTCCTGTTCGCGGTGTTGCAACTGCTGCGCGATTCCTACGACTCCACGCTCGCGAAAATCCACGCGGAGCCGGGCCAAGCCGTGCAGGGCGGGGGAATCCTGCGCTGGGCATGGCTCACGCAGTTGCCCAAGGCCCCGCAACTCGAGGTGCTTGCTTTCCGCGTCAACGCCGTCGGGTTCGTCTTGTGGACCTTCACCCTCATTACCGGGGCGATCTGGGCCGAAGACGCCTGGGGGCGCTACTGGCAGTGGGACCCCAAAGAGGTGTGGACCTTCATCGTGTGGATCGTCTATGCGGCCTACCTGCATGCGCGCGCGACCCAGCGTTGGACCGGGCGCCGGGCCGCCTACCTGGTGATCGCCGGGTACGCCTGCGTTTTGTTTAACTTCACGGGCGTGAACCTCATCTTCAATGGGAAGCACTCGTACTCGGGCCTGTGAGTCGAGGAGCCGCTAGTATCGAGGTGTGGAGCCAACAACCGCGCCGGCGATATCGATCCGCAGCCTGACCAAGCGTTATGGCGCCCGTGAGGTGGTGTCGAAGCTCTCATTCGATGTGCACCCCGGGCGCGTGACGGGATTCTTGGGGCCCAACGGTGCCGGCAAGACCACGACCTTGCGCATGCTCCTGGGCCTGGCCCGGCCGACAAGCGGATCGGCGTCCTTTGGCCATCTCGCCTACGCCGACCTGCCCGACCCGGGGAAGCTGGTCGGGGCATCCATCGCCGCCGACGCCTTCCACCCGGGGCGCACCGCCCGCGACCACCTGCGGGTGTACGCGCCCGCGGTCGGGGCCGCTGAACGTCGAATCGACGAACTGCTGGGCTTCTTGGGGATTGCCGATGCCGCGCAACGGCGCGTGGGGGAGTTTTCCACCGGCATGCGCCAGCGCCTATCTCTTGCCACGGCACTGCTCGGCGACCCGCAGGTGCTGATACTCGACGAACCGACAAACGGGCTGGATCCGGAGGGCATAGCGTGGCTGCGCGAGTTTCTCCGGGCCTATGCAGCCCGCGGCCGCGCCGTGCTGGTGTCCTCGCACATGCTGCTGGAGGTCCAGCAATCGGTGGATGACGTGGTTGTCATCGCGCGCGGCACGTTGATCCATGCCTCATCTCTGGCTGACCTATCGGCGATGGCCGTGGCCACCGTGCGAGTGGCTGGCCCGGATATGGCGGGCCTGCGCGACTTGGCGACCCGGCGTGGGTGGACTATCGTCGGCGGTTCCCATCGCGCCGCTAGCGAATTGGAGTTGCGCGGCATCGGGGCCGCGGCCGTGGGGAAGGCCGCATTCGACGCCGGGATTGAACTGCACGAATTGGTCGAAAACAGGCCCAGTCTCGAGGACGTGTTCTTACAGATGGTCTCAGCCGCGGAGCCCGACAGCCACGTGGGCGTGGGGCAGGTGCCGTCATGATCGCGCAGATCGGATCCGAGCTACGAAAGTTCGTCTCGACTCGCATGGGCGGTTGGCTGTTACTGCTGATGGTCGGATACATGGCGTTCTTGGCGGCCACCATGGCATTCGCGCTCACTGGCGGGCAGGTCGACAGCTCGACGCCCACGCAGGTGCTGTCGCCGCTGGCCCTTGTCCGCGCGGTCTATACGATTGCGGTGTCGTTGGGCTACGTCTTTCCGGTCATCGTCGGCACGCTGGCCGTTACCGCGGAGTTTCGCCACCACACGATCGCTACGACGTTCCTCTTCGAACCCAGCCGCACCCGCTTCGTGTTAGCGAAGTTCGCGGCGATGGTGCCCGTGGGGCTCGCATTCGGCGTTGCGGGGATCGGCGCCGGGGTCGGGGCGGGAGCCGGGGTCCTGGCGATCCGCGGCCACGCCACGATGCTCAACGATGCGAGTGTGTGGGCCTCTATCGGGATGGGCGTTGCGGCGCTTACGGTGTGGGCGTTGGTGGGCGTGGGCGTGGGGCTCATGGTCACGAACCAGGTCGCGGCGGTGGTCATCATCTTGGCCTTCACGCAGTTCGTGGAGCCGATCGCCCGCATGGCGCTGCCCGCCGCACTCGGCGCTGCCGGTTCCAAGGTTGCGAGCTTCCTGCCGGGGGCCGCCGGGGAGTCGATGGCGCAAGGATCGATATATTCGGCGTTCACAACAGGGTCGTTGCTGTCTTGGTGGCAGGGGGCGCTCGTTCTTATTGCCTACGCCTTGGTGTTCGCAGCGATCGGCCGTCTAACAACGCTGCGCCGGGACGTTTAGCCGGCCTCCCGCGGCGCGTTGTGCACCGGCGCCGCGTGTCGCGCCGGCGGCCCGGACCATCTACGGCTCGTCGTCGATCCAGGGCATGAGCGGCTCGGCCAGCTTGCGCCAGGGGATCGTGGGGTCAAAAAACTCCTGCGGCTGCACTAGCGAATCCTCGAATGCGCTGATGATCGACTCGCGTTCGCTATCCGTGCCGATGAAACGCAGCGCGCAACCGTTGCCAGTTCGCCCTTCGCTGGCGTCTGTGCCGGGCCCGAGGCCGGGGGCAAGCGCGCCAATGGCGAGTTGGCCGCCCGCTCCGTCCCAAAGGCACCGCGTCGTGGGCTTGCCCATCACCCGAAACGTGCCGCGCGTGCGGATCCGGCCCGCGCCCATCGCCTCGATGTTCTGCAACAGGCGCGTCGGGTGGAACGGGCGGTCGCTCGCAAGATCTAAGACCCACGCCCGGCCGCGGCCCTGCCGGGGCGGGTGGGCGATCCCCGCGGCGGGGTGGCGCCGCCTGTCGGCGGCGTCGGCGTCATGCCGACACGCCTTGAGGGAGTGAGGATCGGCGACCTTGCCGACCTCCAGGCGGGCGGAATCGGGGGCGCGCAGCAGATCGATCAGGGAGCTCGCGGTCGCGGTTGGGGTTGATGCCACTTGAATGACGTCGGCGTATTCGAGGTTCGTTGCCAACGGCTCACCGAGAACTCGTTCATCATCTGGCCCCAATCCGATCCCGCGTTCCGCGGTTAGCTGCGCGCCCAACAAATCCTCCTCTAGGTTCGTGCCGTCGACCACGGCGAGGGTCGCGGCAAGGCGCAGATGCGACAGCGCGCCGCCGCGGTTCGTCGCGGCCGCCAGCGGGGGCGTGACCAGCGATAATTCGGCACTCACCGGCAAGGCAAGGGCGATGTGGTTCCAGCGCCGATCCCGACCCATGGATGCGAGGGCGGGGATGATGTCCTCGCGCAGGGCGCATGACAGGCACGTGTGGTCCAACTCGACCCATTCGTCACTGATTACTCCGCCCGAGCTTGAGACTATGCGGCGCACGTGATCGCCCGAATCCGCGAAGTCGTACGCGAGGATGCCGGTTTCGGGATCGTCGATCGCTAGCGAAAAGACCGT
This is a stretch of genomic DNA from Rarobacter incanus. It encodes these proteins:
- a CDS encoding YceI family protein, which produces MTALPTGLKPGTYAIDPSHSTAAFIVRHAGISKVRGSIAVTEGSITIGDDVESSTVSATLDAASVDTGSKQRDEHLVSPDFWDAAKNPTWTFVTTSVVANGDGFDITGDLTLNGVTKPVTLATEYTGTAQDPFGNVRVGFEATTQFSRKEFDLTWNAALETGGVLVSDNVKIELDVSAIAA
- a CDS encoding histidine phosphatase family protein yields the protein MVLTTVHLVRHGEVFNPDKILYGRLPGYHLSDRGKLMADRLAEYFADGTHDITELVSSPLQRAQETMQPIAAALGLAVRIDERLIEASNYFEGKTFGVGDGSLRHPQHWPHLINPFKPSWGEPYKEQVARMHAAVADARNRATGHEAVLVSHQLPIWIARLAFEDRRLWHDPRKRECSLASVTSLHFAGDSLKNVTYAEPASDLLPGASTVPGA
- a CDS encoding TlpA family protein disulfide reductase, with the translated sequence MKPKRIARGVRKSAATALVLCLAFGSAACAQSSGNASDVVNQGYESGDGSVKQWPASARGAAVDLSGTDYAGESVTLSDYADRVVVLNTWYAACPPCRKEAPALVQTAQKYAEKIQIIGINSTDEGGAAKAFQRTFSIPYPSIQDTSGAATAALQGVVPIQAVPTTVVLDRQHRVAARVLGEVSAGTLAALIDDVLAESSPTAS
- a CDS encoding cytochrome c biogenesis CcdA family protein, with protein sequence MSAVAILAEGGNSLTHTVFAGPVLLAVPIALLAGLVSFASPCVLPLVPGYIGYVSSLATAQASSPPHDPAAAMAAVGAGASSEIKRPARWRVVAGVLLFIAGFTAVFVALGVFFGTIGQFLLRWDSVIERVLGVVIIVMGLAFWGLIPALERDRPVRITARAGLWGAPVLGIAFGLGWTPCLGPTLTAINALALDGGSGTRGAILATAYCLGLGIPFVIVAFSMSSSAAVMGFLRRHRRAVMAVGAGLLILLGAAMATGLWGFLASRAQGWVSGFELPL
- the resB gene encoding cytochrome c biogenesis protein ResB, producing the protein MSAKESGRNVVAGIGVRGWLRFIWRQLTSMSVALMLLMLLAIAAIPGSVIPQKMSNPQGYARYIEANPDRVAWMEKLQLFDVYTSVWFSAVYILLFVSLIGCILPRIRVHYRALRNPPPRAPKNLLRLPAHAQASGVTRDDEEMRRRAVGWLRRSKRYRVICDDEPGGALVVRAERGYARETGNLIFHIALVGLLVSVAIGQLYHYRGQVILVQGRGFANAQVDYDSFSAGSAFDPASMCPFRMTLDQFDAKFRVSDAQAQDFTAHVTIDDNATSSKEQIKVNHPLIIGGAKIYLQGNGYAPEVEVKDADGEVAFAGAVPFIAQDNVYTSLGTIKVPDVTSGDQIGLVGYLLPSAEQSESGAWKSVYPDLLDPVLVLTVWRGDLGLDNGIPQNVYELDTDNMTQVAKDGKVVTLVVRPGETVDLPDDLGSFTFNGVKRYVALDLRHDPSLTMVLIASIAAVIGLAMSLFIPRRRMWVRIAGAVASVGGLAKTEDENLQREVRSLAEYIAAPDKAPPVGPGQAIQEGKAE
- the ccsB gene encoding c-type cytochrome biogenesis protein CcsB, with the protein product MNVGQVSDVLAWGTATAYAIAMITFTITLVTGRGVVGEVDLASAAASARRRAKTMGISKMLVFVGAAMHLAAVVTRGVAAGRAPWANMYEFTLVGSLIVVIVFLVFALWRGTWFLGAGVTAIAVVFLVLGLRQLHVAADGVQPALQSYWLVIHVGIAVGGAGVFTVGFLFAVLQLLRDSYDSTLAKIHAEPGQAVQGGGILRWAWLTQLPKAPQLEVLAFRVNAVGFVLWTFTLITGAIWAEDAWGRYWQWDPKEVWTFIVWIVYAAYLHARATQRWTGRRAAYLVIAGYACVLFNFTGVNLIFNGKHSYSGL
- a CDS encoding ATP-binding cassette domain-containing protein encodes the protein MEPTTAPAISIRSLTKRYGAREVVSKLSFDVHPGRVTGFLGPNGAGKTTTLRMLLGLARPTSGSASFGHLAYADLPDPGKLVGASIAADAFHPGRTARDHLRVYAPAVGAAERRIDELLGFLGIADAAQRRVGEFSTGMRQRLSLATALLGDPQVLILDEPTNGLDPEGIAWLREFLRAYAARGRAVLVSSHMLLEVQQSVDDVVVIARGTLIHASSLADLSAMAVATVRVAGPDMAGLRDLATRRGWTIVGGSHRAASELELRGIGAAAVGKAAFDAGIELHELVENRPSLEDVFLQMVSAAEPDSHVGVGQVPS
- a CDS encoding ABC transporter permease; protein product: MIAQIGSELRKFVSTRMGGWLLLLMVGYMAFLAATMAFALTGGQVDSSTPTQVLSPLALVRAVYTIAVSLGYVFPVIVGTLAVTAEFRHHTIATTFLFEPSRTRFVLAKFAAMVPVGLAFGVAGIGAGVGAGAGVLAIRGHATMLNDASVWASIGMGVAALTVWALVGVGVGLMVTNQVAAVVIILAFTQFVEPIARMALPAALGAAGSKVASFLPGAAGESMAQGSIYSAFTTGSLLSWWQGALVLIAYALVFAAIGRLTTLRRDV
- a CDS encoding GTP-binding protein → MPQPPTALTVIGSIDRVLRDTTVFSLAIDDPETGILAYDFADSGDHVRRIVSSSGGVISDEWVELDHTCLSCALREDIIPALASMGRDRRWNHIALALPVSAELSLVTPPLAAATNRGGALSHLRLAATLAVVDGTNLEEDLLGAQLTAERGIGLGPDDERVLGEPLATNLEYADVIQVASTPTATASSLIDLLRAPDSARLEVGKVADPHSLKACRHDADAADRRRHPAAGIAHPPRQGRGRAWVLDLASDRPFHPTRLLQNIEAMGAGRIRTRGTFRVMGKPTTRCLWDGAGGQLAIGALAPGLGPGTDASEGRTGNGCALRFIGTDSERESIISAFEDSLVQPQEFFDPTIPWRKLAEPLMPWIDDEP